The genomic region ACAAATTAAGCTTATTGGATCAGATTTCATTAACTCAAGCATTTCTGATAGCATATCCTGCAGCTTAAAAGGGAATTCAGGTGCAAAATCCAGTTTTCTTTGTCAAGAACCATAAGAAGGCACAAATTGAATAATATACAGTCATATAACCACTAAAtaatacaaaaacattaaaatgTGATTAAAACGTGAAAGGTAAAATTAAAAATCAATGTATAAGCATACCTATCAAATGTCAACCCTTTTCCCACTATAGCAAGCCTGGTCTTAACATCTCCGGTTGGAGGTTTATAAATAAGGTGAATGAATTTTGGAGGGTTAGCAGATGCTGCTGCTACTCCTAAATATGATCCCATTTTCAGCTCTTTACATTGTTCTACATCTAGTATCTTTGCAGTTAACACATCACTGTATGTAGAAGCAATAAAGGAGGCTTCATCTGCAAGTGCACCTGCATAAGAAGGGTGATCAAATAAAATGAGTATTACTTGCATGGCCAGTTTGGGAAGATAATATCTCTATCAACCAGAGACCAAAAATATGCATCTCTTTGGACTTCTCTTACTATCACACCCCACAATTAGAGATTATTCACAGTTTTTTTTCATTATATGGGATAAacacaataataaagataagaatTGCCTTCAGATTGCAGCTAATACATTGAGAAGAGCATCTCTCAAGATAATCACATCGAAAAGCACAAGTAAACATATTCTAAACAAAAACTAGATTAACTGCTGTAAACAATTCTGCATTTGTCTTTCAGTTACCAACATCATCCATCTTCTGCTATTGCATTTAAACAGTCTTCTATGCAAAGGCTGCTACAACCGTAATTAATAATTAAGGGAAAACCGAAAAACTGAATTAGAATACATGGCTATTTTTCCTTAAAGTTTGGTTCACAGTAAAAAAGTTAAAAGTAAAACTGTAAAGGATTTCTCAAGCCACAGACATTAGGTAGATAACACAGACATAGAGTTTCAATGGTGAACCAGAAGATATTGAGCAGAAATCAGAGACATGTAGTTTTCAATGATCTTTGTGGAAACAAAAAAGCAACTCAAACTTTGAAGATTTGTTTCTCATATTTTGGTTGTTTTAACCTTCTGATAATTCTTTCCTAGCCAGCAATGCCTACGCAATTTTTCCTCTAAGATTCTGATCAAAATTTATGTCCATCACCAACAAAACTTCACTTTTGTAAAGCTGGGTTCCAAATTTTTGAGTACTGAATGCTTGAAAATGAGCATGCAAAATTTTCTGACAGTTCAAAGTTTCTACAGTTTTCTGTATTTTGTGCAAACCCTATTATCACACTTGTTAtcagattattttaaaatttatgccTCACTACAACCTGGTAAGTGTATAATGATTATATTGTGACCTCGCCTCTAAGTGAGAACGAGGAAACTGTCGACAAAAACTGCAAAATAAGTTGACTTACTTGGTGTAAGTACATTTGCGGGTGCATTCACAAGATGCCTAGTTAGAAAAACACCGGAGCAAACTTGCTCTACATACTTAAATCTATGTTCAAACTCAAGACCACTGCCCAGTTCAAGAAAATCCAAACTCTTCAGAAGGGGCTGTTTTGCCTCTGATTTGAAACGATTGTCCTCGTGAACGCCCAGAAGCACTCCTGAAAAAGCATCCAACGCAAAGACAAAAATTAGATCCTCAAAAGCTTTCAGATCCCCACCGCAACCAAGTGAGATGGTGGATAATTGAAATGAGGATTGAATCGAAAACCACAAGACTCCAAACGCTCATTGACAATTCGTAAAAGCTACAAGAATTAGGGCACTGAGTAAGCAATGATATACAAATCTCCGATTGAACACAACATAAATGACATGACAAACGAATTTCTACAATTGAACACACAACAGAAATAGCATGACAAACGAATCTCCTATTGAACACATCAGAAATCGCATGGCAATAAAAAAACAAACAGAAATGCAAAACCTGCTGCGATGgcggataaaaaatcaagcttgacAGTAGTTGACAAGTCTTGAGCGGAGGGTAATATGACGCCCACACGAATAGCCTGGGCACTCTTAGCAGCCGCAGCAAGGGCCTCTCCGAAGCCCTTCAACGCCTTGTTTACCCCATTCTTCTTTCCAAGCCCAACTAAACCCAGCCTCTGGAATCCAAAGCCAGAAAGCCTTACGAATGTTGTCTGCCCGATCTTCCCTGAAAAGTCCTCCTCCTTCGCAACTTCGCTTAACACACCATTAACAAAGCCATCCAGCTCTTTCAACCTACCATTCTCGAATACACCATTCGATACATCCTTCTCAAACACACCCACAGCCAAGATATCACCCTTCCATTCTTTCAGGTCAATTTCCTTTGCAGAAAATGCAATCTGTACCGCTTACAATCAAAGCAAATGCAATCAGTAAAATGAAAAAGCGACACACTGTAAAAATTTCATCGCTCCGAAAGTACCGACAGCCCAATCAAAAGTGGGTGACGGGGGAGCAGGGAGGGGGTAATATGCCCAAAGTATTACTACTTGTGCCCCCCTAAAACGACATAGGCGCCCACATAAAACAAACGTTTAGCAGGCATGGAAACAAGTTAGAAATGGGAGAAGATTGCTGTATACAAGAAAGAAAGCATAAACCCATTTCTCAACTTGAACTGCGGGCACTAGATAAATCCAGCATATACTTCAttaagaaacaaaagaagaagagatgtGAAGCTGACCTGTGGTAGAGATAACTCGGCAGGCTTAGTTAATCCCAGTGTATAGAGAGCCTTGGGCACTCCCCTATTCCCCATCTCACTGAAGCTGCGAGTGATATGAGGGTTTAATCCACTGAATAGAAAACTGGTTGAGCCAAAAGTCCTATTCTTGTCACCAGCAGCAGCAATAGCTCGAGTGCAACAGAATGAATGTGATAAGGTTGATGAAGCTGATTTCAGTGTGACTCCCACGGGAAGCGTTTTCAAAGTCCCCCGAGATGCAATGAGTATTGATGAGCACGATGACGCCACATTTATTCTTATTCCCACCATCTCTCTCCCCTCCTATTTGTTAGGGAGAGAACACAGCATGCTTCATGGATTGCAAGTCTTTGATTTATTCCATTTCCTTCCTTATCACCCTTTGCTGGCATGTAACTGCTCCCCCTCATTCAACACCATATCACATCAAATTCACCATGCATCTCACCCTGGATTGTGCGGTAATGATCCGAAATTCCAACAAGCTTTATAAGATTGTTTCTTAATTAAATTTATGCATTGTCTTTAACCATATCTCTCATGGTGTATAATTAGGTAATGATCCAAAATTCCAGAATTCTTTTAAGATTTTTTAAGGTTTTTTACTTTGTCTCTTTCTCTTAATTTTATGTGAATGGGATCTAATGCTTTATTAGTGCATGATATTGATGTGGGTAATAATAGAGAATTTTTaacaaattattttgttaattttttttttatttgtcatTCTTGTTATCAAAGTTTTATTTCTTATGGAGATGTTATTTAGGTGTATTTATGTTGGGATGAGGTTCTTTATGAGTGGCTTCATTGATTTATAGGGAAGTCATTGATATATATTAGTGTTGGGATGAGGTTCTTCATTAGTGGTTTTTGTGATTTGTAGCTCCAATCAAAACCATTTACctacaattttttaaaataaaaataaaaaagtagatATAAATATTTGACCATATTTTGGTATTTATTATCAAGATGAGataaatttattttaatgaaaaaaatttatattttcttttttgttttgtttggattTGTTGATCTTTTTTTGTAATGATAGGTGTATAAGTGGTGTGCTTTTTTGTGAAAAGTTAATGTATAATTTAAGTCTTATTTGATTTTATATGCACTCATTTTTTAGAGATCAATTTTGATCCTTAGTTTGTCTTTTCTTGTCTAGATTCGAATTTACAATTTGTGCAAGTGAATCAACTTGGTTGTGTGATTTGCAAAAATGAGCTTAAAACTTTTAAATctgaaatttaaatttgagatgGCCTAACCTTTCCTACTAACTATTATTTGTCGACTTCAAGTACAAATGTTTTACTTACCAAGTTTACATATGAATTTTAAGAGTTAACCTTATTTTTATATCTAATCTACTTAGCACTCAACTTACTTAGCACTCAACACTATAAAAGCATTCAAACAACATCTACTATTAAATTAAGAGCATTCGTAATTGTATCAATATCTAGGGAGAGCATTATCTACATATCAATATATTGTCTTTGATATGTAATCACGTTCATTAAATTGACCCATTAGAAGTTTGACCATAGTAAAATACAACTTACCTCGCAAATCCTCAAAATTGTTCTTAAAAATATGTCAAATGGCTAAAATAGGTCAAGTATTTGGGTGAGCCAAAAAGTAAATAACAAGTTTAGGAGAGATTGGATCTACACAAcaagtatatctatatttaaaaaatataggtaaataatgttgagagatatcttataatagaagggaatctGACATTGCTACTTGATTTTATTattgttcccttttaaatattatggcactcttctactatcatttgaatgtaacagtttcatatagttggagacaagtggtgtGGGTTCTATTtaatttggagtaataaaataacacctccacaaaaaccaaaagatggcaTATTCCATGCATGTActcgtcatttgcatgtcaaattgtttcaaaattgaatttttgtttacggacattttgatgtcagtgtagatgcctctcggcataataatAAAGTGTAGATAGGAGCATATTTGCAATTGTGTGAATAACTTATGTATTCAAATGTTGGAGTATTAGTCTAGTCATTCTTATTCTTTTATACACATTGGTGAATCTATAATCATAAGTTGCGTCATATCTACATTAAATTTTTAACTATATATctttattttaacttttttttcaatgCATTATTTCAAATACTTACATGTGCCGACTATTTAATCCTATgacaattattaatttatttaatcactatgattttatttgaaaagtttatttatttctttttcacttATTAATGAAGCATAAAAGGAACCCTAAATATCTATAAGGTGTTATATCCGTAGTTTCCAAATTATAGTATTTAAGAATAAAAATGATTGTCAAACAAATCAAACACATGGATTAATATATAATAGTTAAGTATAATTCAGGTAAATGTGAAAGTGGAAGGAACAATAGTGTGCATGCCtttatccttagaatttggatattgtattatgTCTAATATTGATTATGTATTAGAACATCGTTAAGAAGGATGTGTAGGCAACTATGAATGACTAAATTTGATGCTTTGAACTCCTGGATAGTATCACATTAGCAATGCCAACTTTCAAATTAGTACTCTTATTCATAATATATGATATTTGAAATGCGGCATATAGTGTTATTGGAAACATTTGTTTTTTTGTTGTCCTAAGATTGAAGTAATTTGTGTCCTTATGTTTTAGTTAGACCCCTATTAATTATTGTTTATAAAATTAGAGATATATATGATGTAGAATATCTATATAAGTTTTAATGCAATATATAATTTTTGAATGATCATACAAACCCAGGATATATCATCCTTTACTTATTATTTTTTTGACCAAacaatatccaatttgaattcctaagGGTGGATGTTTAGTAACAAAAACTAATGTTTTGGGGCATGTCTTTGCTATGAATAAACAAACTTGGTACCCAAGTTGATATACGATAATTAAATTGTTGAGCACACCACAGGACTGagaaaggggggtgaattagtctcgACCTTAAAGTATTTTACTTACTATCCTTTAAACTTCAGACCGTAATTAACTTATCATTGCaaaaatgaaacatgaaagcacaaagcacaacatATACAAGAACACCATATTCaggtggaaaacccaagaaggaaaaaatcatagtgagaatcacactcacaatacgaatatttgattacaatattttgggctcaaggccaaggagctcatagCACTTTattggacttgcaaaactaaggcacacagtcttagggaaagatacaaaggacttgaaATATTGAGACACACAATCTCAGGGCGAGATACAAAGAGTTGCACGAGCTATATATCAAAGGAGCCACTGTCTCCCAGTAGGTACAAAAAATAATAAAttgtaatgaacaagatctcttgatcatgaaactatCATCGAACCATTAGAACAAGcgaacaatatcatggcaaacatcaCTCTTCATTCATTGTGTCAACAAACTATTGCACTAAAGATATGttcatcaaagctcatcacaaactaaAATTCACACTTTTGCAACTTGCACACCATTCACATCCAATTCACAATAATCCACACACCAAATCATGCATCTTCGCTTCCATTTATACAAGATTATACATTGTaaccctcaactaggtcagccacataTAGAATAAATAAGAATTAGATAAAGTTAGTCACCTGGACCAAAAATAAATAttgtggtccactccaagagatgaggaggacccaaacacatcataacacatcttttaaatttgattccaatgaaccacacatgctagAACATCCACCAAAGATGATATCAAATGTGATGTGTAGAACAATAATGAAACATGTTAACCAGTCGACCCAAACACATTAcccaatgcaaaatactcaatgTAGATCTACACATGCCATGATGAGACCCATATCAATATTCTAACTCGATATCTAgtgcatatccaaaccaaaagatcaTGATCCAACTAAGATACACCACCTAAGTTAGAAAGAGACCAACATAGCTAACAACATAGAACATAGAACAACATAATTTTACTTGACAATCAAACCAACACTAGAAATCTGAACTGGAACACTAAAaaaaccatatgaacatgtcctccaagtcaCGACACTTGAATCACCATAGCAAAGAAATGCAGAGCATTCTCTAGACCACTCTTAACAAACAACCTCAATGTTAGCAAACATCATGTAATGACCCTAAAACCTAAACTCTTAGGAAATAAATACTTTGACTTTTACACGAGGAAAAATATCATAATAGCAGTAAAAGCGTAACTTTCTTTTTATAACATAAATGTATATTCAAATAAAATACTTTGACATTCTTGCCAGAAACATCAAGAAAACAAATGGGAAAACTTCTAATGGATCTCATCAAAATCCTCCCAAGTAGCActatcttttgagtattggtcccACTAGACCTTGCATTGCAAAATCTCTTTGTTATGTAGGTGAAGCTTACGCATGTCAAGTACTCCAAGAGGCCTGATCATTACTACTCCTGGATCTTGCACCTATAATGTGTTCCAGTCCAAGATGTGTTTAAACCCACTAATGTACTTTTTCAAatatgaaacatgaaaaacattatgtatCTAGGCCAGAGCTGGTGGTAAGGCAATCTTGTAGGCAATCGAGTTAGCTACTTTGTGAACTCTAAATGGCCCTACATATTGTGGTGCTAGTTTGGAGGACTTTTCAAACTTGATAGAACTCTTATGGGGTTTAACTCTCAATAAAATTGTGTCCCCTACTAAGAACTATCTCATAATATGCTTGGCATCCCCATAACTCTTATACCTGTCATCCGCCTCTACTAATCTTTGCTTGATTGATTTcactttttccttcatttttgctAGCATGTTTGGACCAATGTTAATCCTATCTTCTAACTTATCCCATCTTATAGGATTTTAGCATTTCCTTCCATATAATGCTTCAAATGGAGTCATTTTGATTGCAGAGTGATAAGAATTGTTATAAGCAAATTCCACCAATGGAAGATAATCCTACCACTTGTACTATTGATCCATGCAATatacctgatgctctgcaaaaatggatggttaggatattgtcaagacaaacacaaaacaacaagcagcaaacaagtgttagtgttagaaatcacaaatcaaacactatcctaagcaagcatatcaagagagacacaaaacataaaacaaaaagcTTGATAAATCTAACAAATGCAAAAAGGCATCtcaaaatgccctccaccatgcttgtagctactcctcccttgttcctctcctctccaagttcccaaatgagtgtagctctcagtagctttttgcactattctggatgtcttatggaggttcaatattgtaaaatggatgattatgagaatgcaaatgtgaacaagctaaaacaagatattatctaattatctaatattaattttagccccaaaagacaaatgtagatgattatgctaaatgctctctaaatttcactataagctagatgcatacaagatttcaggattatagatgtgcttgagaatgcttgaggcttgaggatttgaaaatgaggaatgtgagttctatttataggtaaaatggagcaatggatggttgagattgagtattctcatcaagggtcgggattgaggggtttatgatctatgtgagggctttcaacccaatcctaggatgacaaatgtcaacatgagatgggttgagaggagagggaataagtatTAAATATTTGGCAtaatttgagggttaacttgggaggtaaggttaatgttgagttgaatgaataaaaccattatccaataaataatgcctttatccaatggataaactcttgtgcaagagttagtgaggataaccatggtcaaagcaataaatgcttgaagagatccatgagtcaaatgggggttgagttagaggtaaagtctctaaccatgggggcaattggattt from Cryptomeria japonica chromosome 3, Sugi_1.0, whole genome shotgun sequence harbors:
- the LOC131076518 gene encoding leucine aminopeptidase 1, with the protein product MVGIRINVASSCSSILIASRGTLKTLPVGVTLKSASSTLSHSFCCTRAIAAAGDKNRTFGSTSFLFSGLNPHITRSFSEMGNRGVPKALYTLGLTKPAELSLPQIAFSAKEIDLKEWKGDILAVGVFEKDVSNGVFENGRLKELDGFVNGVLSEVAKEEDFSGKIGQTTFVRLSGFGFQRLGLVGLGKKNGVNKALKGFGEALAAAAKSAQAIRVGVILPSAQDLSTTVKLDFLSAIAAGVLLGVHEDNRFKSEAKQPLLKSLDFLELGSGLEFEHRFKYVEQVCSGVFLTRHLVNAPANVLTPSALADEASFIASTYSDVLTAKILDVEQCKELKMGSYLGVAAASANPPKFIHLIYKPPTGDVKTRLAIVGKGLTFDSGGYNLKTGPGCSIELMKFDMGGSAAALGAAKAIGQIKPLGVEVHFIVAACENMISGTGMRPGDVITASNGKTIEVNNTDAEGRLTLADALVYACKQGVDKIVDLATLTGACIIALGNEIAGMYTPNDDMAEELSKASEASGEKFWRMPLEESYWESMKSGIADMVNTGGRPGGSITAALFLKQFVDDNVKWLHIDMAGPVWSEKKRCATGFAVPTLVEWVLKNSS